One Euphorbia lathyris chromosome 1, ddEupLath1.1, whole genome shotgun sequence DNA segment encodes these proteins:
- the LOC136210985 gene encoding auxin response factor 9-like, with translation MMAANRGGSFSPTQTNTEVCGEYDLYTELWKACAGPLVDVPRDGERVFYFPQGHMEQLEASTNQGLNQRAPLFKLQSKILCRVISIQLLAEQDTDEVYAQITLLPEADQTEPTSPDPCPLKPSRRPPVHSFSKVLTASDTSTHGGFSVLRKHATECLPLLDMTQQTPTQELVAKDLHGYEWRFKHIFRGQPRRHLLTTGWSTFVTSKRLVAGDSFVFLRDESSELRVGVRRLARQQSSMPPSVISSQSMHLGVLATASHAVATRTLFVVYYKPRTSQFIISLNKYLEAMDNKLAVGMRFKMRFEGEDSPERRFSGTIVGVGDFSPHWKDSEWRQLKVQWDELASIPRPDKVSPWEIEPFVASTPSNITQVVAAKNKRPRTAIEIPALDLSSTASTPWHSQLTKSHDLTQMTGSAEGKRNENYNIRWHYKLTDTNTHTNSIPKTPTEGGWLSASHVNVSHHMFPDVTEDTKSISNWSIVSGYSTPQLSKLKNEPAVDLVEKGRKSEAATSYRLFGIELMNNTVASSLPMEKASSATIEGPILSTLSAADSDQKSDVTKEKKTEQSQASPKDVQSRQSSTSPRSRIKVKMQGVAVGRAIDLSMIKGYEQLLEDLEEMFDIKGQLHVRDKWEIVYTDDEGDMMLVGDDPWPEFCNMVKRIFICTSQDVKKMSPGSKLPFEGDGTGISLESVDN, from the exons ATGATGGCGGCAAATCGCGGCGGTTCGTTTTCTCCGACTCAGACTAATACTGAAG TTTGTGGTGAATATGATCTGTATACTGAGCTATGGAAGGCTTGTGCTGGCCCTCTTGTGGATGTTCCTCGAGATGGTGAAAGAGTGTTTTATTTCCCTCAAGGGCATATGGAACAG TTGGAGGCATCAACGAATCAGGGGCTGAATCAAAGAGCTCCTCTGTTTAAATTGCAATCCAAGATCCTCTGTCGTGTTATTAGCATTCAGCTGCTG GCGGAGCAAGACACAGATGAGGTTTATGCACAGATTACTTTGCTGCCAGAAGCAGAT CAAACTGAGCCTACCAGTCCTGATCCATGCCCATTGAAGCCATCTAGACGTCCTCCAGTTCATTCATTCTCCAAGGTTTTAACTGCTTCCGATACAAGCACTCATGGTGGATTCTCTGTTCTTCGTAAACATGCTACCGAATGCCTTCCACTGCTG GACATGACCCAGCAAACACCAACGCAGGAACTCGTTGCCAAGGATCTTCATGGCTATGAATGGCGGTTCAAGCATATATTCAGAG GGCAGCCTCGGAGGCACTTGCTTACAACGGGGTGGAGTACATTTGTTACTTCCAAGAGATTGGTTGCTGGAGACTCATTTGTTTTCCTTAG GGACGAGAGCAGCGAGTTGCGTGTTGGAGTGAGACGGCTTGCGCGTCAACAAAGCAGCATGCCACCATCTGTAATTTCGAGTCAGAGCATGCATCTCGGAGTGCTAGCAACAGCATCTCATGCTGTGGCAACTCGTACTCTTTTCGTGGTCTATTACAAGCCAAG GACAAGTCAATTCATCATCAGCTTGAACAAGTATTTAGAGGCAATGGATAACAAGCTCGCAGTTGGAATGCGATTCAAGATGCGGTTTGAAGGCGAAGATTCGCCGGAGAGGAG GTTTTCAGGTACAATTGTTGGGGTTGGAGATTTTTCTCCTCACTGGAAAGATTCGGAGTGGCGTCAATTGAAA GTTCAATGGGACGAGCTCGCATCTATTCCAAGGCCTGACAAGGTTTCTCCATGGGAAATAGAACCGTTTGTGGCATCAACACCGTCGAACATAACTCAAGTAGTTGCAGCGAAAAACAAAAGGCCCCGGACGGCTATTGAAATTCCCGCTCTTG ATTTATCTTCAACTGCATCGACCCCGTGGCATTCTCAGCTGACTAAGTCTCACGATTTAACACAAATGACTGGTTCTGCTGAAGGAAAAAGGAACGAGAATTACAATATCAGATGGCATTACAAGCTGACCGATACGAATACACATACCAACTCAATCCCGAAAACTCCGACTGAGGGGGGTTGGCTATCGGCTTCTCATGTCAATGTTTCTCACCACATGTTTCCGGATGTAACAGAGGATACAAAGAGTATCTCTAACTGGTCTATTGTCTCCGGCTACTCAACTCCCCAGTTGTCGAAATTGAAGAACGAGCCTGCCGTCGACTTGGTCGAGAAAGGTAGGAAATCGGAGGCGGCCACTAGTTATAGATTGTTTGGTATTGAGCTCATGAATAATACAGTTGCTAGTTCACTTCCGATGGAAAAGGCTTCCAGTGCCACCATTGAAGGACCTATTCTAAGCACCCTTTCGGCAGCTGATTCCGACCAAAAATCTGATGTGacgaaagaaaagaaaacggaACAGTCACAAGCGTCGCCAAAAGATGTTCAAAGCAGACAAAGTTCTACTTCACCTAGAAGTCGAATCAAG GTTAAGATGCAAGGCGTTGCTGTTGGTCGTGCAATTGACTTGAGTATGATAAAAGGGTACGAGCAGCTTTTAGAAGATCTGGAGGAGATGTTTGACATTAAGGGACAGCTTCATGTTCGGGATAAATGGGAAATTGTCTATACCGACGACGAAGGCGATATGATGCTCGTTGGTGATGATCCTTGGCC GGAATTCTGTAACATGGTGAAAAGAATTTTCATATGCACAAGCCAAGATGTGAAGAAGATGAGTCCTGGAAGTAAACTTCCTTTTGAAGGAGATGGAACTGGGATAAGTTTAGAATCAGTTGATAACTGA